The Arthrobacter zhaoxinii sequence CAAAACTATAAGGAGTTGTTCGCGAAGGCGGAGATTCTCAAAACGTTTGGCCTCTTGATTCAGACCCTGGCTGTATCGGGCCCCACCTTCCACCGTGACTTTAACGCCTATTCGAAGAAGATCCTAAGTGCCATGGATGGTACCTCCGCAGACGATTATTACGCCTACGCAAAGGGCCTTCAAGTAAGCCGAGTAGTGCCGAGCTGAGGTCGCCGGCCATGTAGCGCGAGTCAGATTACTGACTAAACTATAAATCAAACTTTCTGCCATATGGGATTGATCGCCGCTCTCCCGCGGACCAATATGGCTTGCAACTCCTGAATCAGAGGCCTAGTTGGTAAGGGGCAACGGGCGTGCCCCGTGTGTCGTGAGCGAGTGGACCGCTGGGCTGCCAGGCCCCCGCTCGTCACACCACGCCCCACGATTCCGCCCCACCCGGCGCCACAGCGTACCCTTGCACTGTGAAAACCTTCGAAGACCTCTTTGCCGAGCTGAGCCAGAAAGTTCAGGACCGCCCCGCCGGGTCACGCACCGTGGCCGAATTCGAGTCGGGCGTGCATGGCATCGGTAAGAAGGTTGTTGAGGAGGCCGCCGAAGTGTGGATGGCCGCCGAATACGAATCCGATGCCGAATGCGCCGAAGAAATCTCCCAGCTGCTCTACCACCTCCAGGTCCTGATGCTGGCCAAAGGCCTGACCCTGCAGGACGTCTACAAGCATCTCTAGCCGCGCGCTGACTTTCAGCGTGTGGCCCGCCGGTCGAACCTTTTTCCAATCGAACTTCCAGCGAAAGATGCTCCCATGCTCCGTGTAGCCGTACCCAACAAGGGTGCCCTGTCCGAATCCGCCTCCGCCATGCTCAACGAGGCGGGCTACCGCCAGCGCCGCGACACCCGCGAACTGGTCATGGTGGACCCCGATAACGACGTCGAGTTCTTCTTCCTCCGCCCCCGTGACATTGCCGTGTACGTCGGCGCCGGAACGCTCGACGTCGGCATCACCGGCCGCGACCTGTTCCTGGACGCGGAGGTGGACGCCGAAGAACTGATGAACCTCGGCTTCGGCGCCTCCACCTTCCGCTTTGCCGGCCCGGTGGGGGACTTCTCCTCCATCGACCAGCTCGAAGGCAAGCGCCTCGCCACCAGCTACGACGGCCTGCTGCGCTCCTACCTGTCCGAACGCGGCATCAACGCCTCCGTGGTCCGGCTCGACGGTGCCGTGGAATCCTCCGTGCGCCTCGGCGTCGCCGACGCAATTGCCGACGTCGTCGAAACCGGCACCACCCTCCGCGCCGCCGGAATGGAAATCTTCGGCGAACCGATCCTGAAGTCCGAGGCAGTGCTGATCGGCCGCAAGGGTGCCAGCCCCGCCGGCGTCGACGTGCTGATCCGCCGCCTCCGAGGCGTCCTGGTGGCACGCCAGTACGTGATGATGGACTACGACGTCCGCAAGGACCTCGTGGACGAGGCCGCGGCGCTGACCCCGGGCCTGGAATCGCCCACCGTCTCCCCGCTCCAGAACAGCGACTGGGTGGCCGTGCGCTCCATGATCAAGAAGTCGGACACCAACCGGATCATGGACGAGCTCTACGATATCGGCGCCCGCGCCATCCTGGTCAGCAGCATCCACGCCTGCCGGATCTAGGGAAGGGGACACGCCATGAGTGTTGCCATCCGCGTCATCCCCTGCCTGGACGTCGACGCCGGGCGGGTGGTCAAGGGGATCAACTTCGAAGGCCTGCGCGACGCCGGCGACCCGGTGGAGCTCGCGCACCGGTATGACCGTGCCGG is a genomic window containing:
- the hisG gene encoding ATP phosphoribosyltransferase — translated: MLRVAVPNKGALSESASAMLNEAGYRQRRDTRELVMVDPDNDVEFFFLRPRDIAVYVGAGTLDVGITGRDLFLDAEVDAEELMNLGFGASTFRFAGPVGDFSSIDQLEGKRLATSYDGLLRSYLSERGINASVVRLDGAVESSVRLGVADAIADVVETGTTLRAAGMEIFGEPILKSEAVLIGRKGASPAGVDVLIRRLRGVLVARQYVMMDYDVRKDLVDEAAALTPGLESPTVSPLQNSDWVAVRSMIKKSDTNRIMDELYDIGARAILVSSIHACRI
- a CDS encoding phosphoribosyl-ATP diphosphatase encodes the protein MKTFEDLFAELSQKVQDRPAGSRTVAEFESGVHGIGKKVVEEAAEVWMAAEYESDAECAEEISQLLYHLQVLMLAKGLTLQDVYKHL